The stretch of DNA TGGAGGAGCTCGTGGGGCTGCAGGTGATTGAAGTGAACGTAGAGGTCACCGACGTCTACGTGCCGCCGCCCGTCAAGCCCGCCGTCGCCGGCTCTCCGGAAAGGGAGGCATTGCTGTGAACCTCACTGTGGCAGGCACCGCGATGGGTGCCTTTGTTGCTTTCATGTCCCTGCAGTTCGGCCTATGGGGCTTCCTCGTCTCCTTGCTCTTCATGGCCATCGGAGCGCTCCTGGGCCGCGCAGCCGAAGGAAAGCTGGACCTGCGCGGCGTCCTTGACGCCATCACGGGCCGGCGCTCATCGTCATGAGCGCGCCGGCGCCGGCAGTGCCGGGGCAGGCGCTCAACGGCCATAACCGGATCAGCACGCAGGCGCTGACCAGCCTCGCCAAGGCCGCAGCGGCCCACGAGTTCGGCGTTGACGCCCAGGACGTCCGTGCCGACTGGGCGGACGACGACGGACTCCTGGCTTTGTCGCTTGTCACGCCTATCAGGGTCCCTCCCTTGCGGGCGGCGATGGAGCCGGGCCGGATTGACTTGGTGGGCGGCTCCATCTGGCAGCGTACGGTGCAGGCCAAGTCCCGCATCCTGGCCACGGTGACCGAGCTCAGCGGAGCAAGCCTGAGCCGGGTGGACATCAGGATCAGTGGGGCGAGGATCAGCGAAGGAGGTCGGGTGCAGTGAGCAGCAGCGTGGAAACACGGGGCAGCGATGCCCGCGGAGGCAGGGGCGGACGCCACAATGGCCGGAGCCCGGACATGGCCAGGATCGTGCGCCGGGAAACACGTTCCACGCGTGCTGCAGCAGCCATCGTTGCCGCAGTGGTGGTCATGGCGCTGGCCGGGTACGGATTGCTGGAGGCTGCGGTGCACGCCATTGGCCAGCCGCCCTGGCTGATCGAACCGCAGGTCGCGGCAGAGCGGCTGACGGCGCTTCCCGCAGGGATTTCACCCCTGCTCCTGGGCGCCATCGGCGCCGTCCTTGCCATGGTGGGATTGGTCTTTTTCCTCAACGGCGTGGCGCCGGGACGCCGTGCCCGGCACACGCTCGCCGGCAGCTGGCTCGAATCCGGGCGTCCCGCCGTCGTCATTGACGACGAAGTGATCGCTTCGTCGCTGGCCCGCCAGGCACGGCTGGCAGCAAATGTCACGCCGGAGCAGGTGATGGTGGTGGTTTCGCAGCGCCAGGTTATGGTCAACGTCCGGCCCACCTCGGGCGTGCCCGTGGACGGTGACGCGGTGCTGGCCGCCGTACGGGAGGAAGTGGACCAAATGGCGCTCGATCCCGCGCCGGAAGTCCGTATCAACGTGGCACCGTCCGGGGTGGTGGGGGCATGAACAGCACACCAACCGCCCTGAACCGGATCCTCCTGACCCTGCTCGGATTGAAACTGCTGGCCGTGGGCCTTCTGTTGGTCCTGTTGGCCACCGTTCCCGCCATTGCGGCGTGGTGGCACTCCTGGTCCGCGGCAGCCTGGAGCAGCGCCAACGATGCCTTCAACGCCACCCGCTTCCCCGGGCGGCCGGAAAGCTGGCTCTGGATGGTGGTGGCATTGGTCCTGCTGGTCCTGATCGGATTGATGGTTGCCTGGGTGGCCCAGCAGGGTAAGGGCAGGTCCAACCTCCTGGCGTCCGAATATGATCCCGGGGAAGTCCCCGGCGATATCCGGATCGGCGCGGGAGTGGCCGAACAGGCCCTCAAGCAGGCGCTGGCCGGCCGCCCCGATCTTGCCTCGTCCAGCGTGACCACCTACGACGTCAAGGGCACCCCGACGCTGAAAATCCGGCTGCTGCCCCGCCAGGGTGTGGCGCCGCACCTTCTCGCCGCCGAAGTTTCCGGGCTGGTTGATGCCCTTGACGCTGTGGTGGGCAGGAAGACGCCTGTCCTCATCCACATCGGTGCCGGGGCGCGGACCCGCTTCGGCAGGGCCGAGCGCGTCCGCTGACGCCTGTGCCCTTCCGGCCGGAGGATCCAGGCCGCAGGGCTCAGGACTGGACGTTACCCGATTGGAGGGCCGTTGCCTTCTGCAGGTACACGGTGCAGTCCACGGGAATCTCCTGCATGGCCTCCCACTCGGCGCGGGGTTCCGGCCCGCTGGACAGCGCCACGGTGTAACCGTCGGGCACCGGGGCGCTGGCGAATCCCATGTTGGCAAGAACCAGCACGTCCCTGTTGGTGAAGGCCAGCACGCCGCTCGCCGGTGCGTGGGAATCTGCCCATTCAATGCTGCCGGCACCGAGTTTCTCCGCTGCACGGAAGGCCAGGGCCGCACGGTAGAGCTCCAGCGTGGAACCTTCCGCGCCGTCCTGCAGGTCCGCGGCGTGCGGACCGAAGCTGTCCGGCTGCGGAAGCCAGGGTTCAGCGGCGTTGTTGGCAGGGTCCGAGAAACCGAAGCCCGGGGCCCCGGCGGTCCATGGCAGCGGCACGCGGCAGCCGTCCCTGCCTATTTCCGCGCCCCGGGTGCGGAAGAACGTGGGATCCTGGCGTGCCCCGGCGGGAAGCGTGGTGTGCTCGGC from Pseudarthrobacter chlorophenolicus A6 encodes:
- a CDS encoding membrane protein; this encodes MNLTVAGTAMGAFVAFMSLQFGLWGFLVSLLFMAIGALLGRAAEGKLDLRGVLDAITGRRSSS
- a CDS encoding DUF6286 domain-containing protein, coding for MSSSVETRGSDARGGRGGRHNGRSPDMARIVRRETRSTRAAAAIVAAVVVMALAGYGLLEAAVHAIGQPPWLIEPQVAAERLTALPAGISPLLLGAIGAVLAMVGLVFFLNGVAPGRRARHTLAGSWLESGRPAVVIDDEVIASSLARQARLAANVTPEQVMVVVSQRQVMVNVRPTSGVPVDGDAVLAAVREEVDQMALDPAPEVRINVAPSGVVGA